In Nymphaea colorata isolate Beijing-Zhang1983 chromosome 5, ASM883128v2, whole genome shotgun sequence, one genomic interval encodes:
- the LOC116254929 gene encoding glycerol-3-phosphate dehydrogenase [NAD(+)] 2, chloroplastic isoform X1 — protein MAMSIELSLSNTPLYSNFNLFLSNSISSKRCEGKKPPIPIMTISIPTPVHSSKTTTTHCSTESDPREPAYFPETPSFGDSKIVKKDRRKTVKVAWEKLVRWSRFWRLMNAKAKTDVLEQTKKVAVLGGGSFGTAMAALIAGNKADMEVSMLVRDVEVCDSINHSHCNSKYLSGYMLPKNVCATTDAKAALLGADFCIHAIPVQFSSAFLGGISEYVDSKLPIISVSKGLELNSLRMMSQIIPQALGNPNQPVIVLSGPSFAVELMKKLPTAMVVASKDKKLARAAQQLFSSQYVRISSSSDVTGVEIAGALKNVLAIAAGIVEGMNLGNNCMAALVAQGCSEIRWLATKMGAKSTTLTGLSGTGDIMLTCFINLSRNRTVGVRLGSGEKLDDILNSMTQVAEGVATAGAVITLAQKYKVKMPVLTAVARILDNELTPKKAVMELMNLPQVEEV, from the exons ATGGCCATGTCCATTGAGCTTTCCCTTTCAAATACACCACTATATTCCAACTTCAACCTCTTTCTGTCAAACTCCATCTCTTCCAAGAGATGCGAGGGCAAGAAACCACCTATACCCATCATGACAATCTCCATTCCTACGCCAGTGCACTCATCAAAGACCACTACCACGCATTGCTCGACAGAGTCCGACCCACGAGAGCCAGCATATTTTCCAGAGACTCCGTCGTTTGGGGACTCCAAGATAGTTAAAAAAGATCGCCGGAAGACAGTGAAGGTGGCGTGGGAGAAGCTGGTCCGGTGGTCTCGCTTCTGGAGGCTGATGAACGCGAAGGCTAAGACCGACGTTCTTGAGCAAACCAAGAAG GTTGCGGTACTTGGCGGAGGATCTTTTGGAACTGCTATGGCGGCTCTTATTGCCGGTAACAAGGCTGACATGGAAGTTAGCATGCTTGTAAGGGATGTCGAAGTTTGTGATTCAATCAACCATAGCCACTGTAATAG CAAGTACTTATCGGGTTACATGCTTCCAAAAAATGTTTGTGCAACAACAGATGCAAAGGCTGCTCTTCTTGGAGCTGATTTCTGTATACATGCCATTCCCGTCCAG TTCAGTTCGGCATTTCTTGGGGGCATTTCAGAGTATGTTGATTCGAAGTTGCCAATTATATCAGTCAGTAAGGGACTAGAGCTGAATTCACTGAGGATGATGTCTCAAATAATTCCACAAGCATTGGGAAACCCTAATCAACCTGTTATCGTGTTGTCTGGACCATCATTTGCAGTGGAGCTAATGAAAAAATTGCCTACAG CAATGGTGGTGGCTTCAAAGGACAAGAAATTGGCAAGGGCTGCTCAACAGCTTTTCTCATCTCAGTATGTGAGGATCAGCTCATCAAG TGATGTCACAGGAGTAGAGATAGCTGGTGCACTGAAGAATGTACTAGCTATAGCTGCAGGGATTGTCGAGGGAATGAATTTGGGAAATAATTGTATGGCAGCTCTTGTTGCACAAGGTTGCTCAGAGATTAGATGGCTTGCAACTAAG ATGGGTGCAAAGTCCACTACTCTCACAGGCTTGTCTGGAACTGGAGACATTATGCTCACATGTTTCATTAATTTGTCAAGAAACAGAACAGTTGGTGTGCGGCTTGGATCAGGAGAGAAGCTTGATGATATCTTGAATTCAATGACTCAG GTGGCTGAAGGTGTAGCTACCGCTGGGGCTGTTATAACTCTGGCACAGAAATACAAAGTAAAGATGCCAGTCCTAACGGCAGTCGCCCGCATTCTTGACAACGAGTTGACTCCAAAGAAAGCTGTTATGGAACTCATGAACCTTCCTCAG GTTGAGGAAGTCTGA
- the LOC116254929 gene encoding glycerol-3-phosphate dehydrogenase [NAD(+)], chloroplastic isoform X2, with the protein MAALIAGNKADMEVSMLVRDVEVCDSINHSHCNSKYLSGYMLPKNVCATTDAKAALLGADFCIHAIPVQFSSAFLGGISEYVDSKLPIISVSKGLELNSLRMMSQIIPQALGNPNQPVIVLSGPSFAVELMKKLPTAMVVASKDKKLARAAQQLFSSQYVRISSSSDVTGVEIAGALKNVLAIAAGIVEGMNLGNNCMAALVAQGCSEIRWLATKMGAKSTTLTGLSGTGDIMLTCFINLSRNRTVGVRLGSGEKLDDILNSMTQVAEGVATAGAVITLAQKYKVKMPVLTAVARILDNELTPKKAVMELMNLPQVEEV; encoded by the exons ATGGCGGCTCTTATTGCCGGTAACAAGGCTGACATGGAAGTTAGCATGCTTGTAAGGGATGTCGAAGTTTGTGATTCAATCAACCATAGCCACTGTAATAG CAAGTACTTATCGGGTTACATGCTTCCAAAAAATGTTTGTGCAACAACAGATGCAAAGGCTGCTCTTCTTGGAGCTGATTTCTGTATACATGCCATTCCCGTCCAG TTCAGTTCGGCATTTCTTGGGGGCATTTCAGAGTATGTTGATTCGAAGTTGCCAATTATATCAGTCAGTAAGGGACTAGAGCTGAATTCACTGAGGATGATGTCTCAAATAATTCCACAAGCATTGGGAAACCCTAATCAACCTGTTATCGTGTTGTCTGGACCATCATTTGCAGTGGAGCTAATGAAAAAATTGCCTACAG CAATGGTGGTGGCTTCAAAGGACAAGAAATTGGCAAGGGCTGCTCAACAGCTTTTCTCATCTCAGTATGTGAGGATCAGCTCATCAAG TGATGTCACAGGAGTAGAGATAGCTGGTGCACTGAAGAATGTACTAGCTATAGCTGCAGGGATTGTCGAGGGAATGAATTTGGGAAATAATTGTATGGCAGCTCTTGTTGCACAAGGTTGCTCAGAGATTAGATGGCTTGCAACTAAG ATGGGTGCAAAGTCCACTACTCTCACAGGCTTGTCTGGAACTGGAGACATTATGCTCACATGTTTCATTAATTTGTCAAGAAACAGAACAGTTGGTGTGCGGCTTGGATCAGGAGAGAAGCTTGATGATATCTTGAATTCAATGACTCAG GTGGCTGAAGGTGTAGCTACCGCTGGGGCTGTTATAACTCTGGCACAGAAATACAAAGTAAAGATGCCAGTCCTAACGGCAGTCGCCCGCATTCTTGACAACGAGTTGACTCCAAAGAAAGCTGTTATGGAACTCATGAACCTTCCTCAG GTTGAGGAAGTCTGA
- the LOC116254928 gene encoding polygalacturonase At1g48100-like, translating to MGFDSRSFLVALALAMACFLLNSGWVQGRVLVGIDISLPTNSSVSSSSSDSSLSSSLKSHSSSKSNSSLSSSSNSTSSSLDSSSSLNSSSNSTSSSSSSNSTSSSSSSDSSSNVFNVRSFGAVGDGETDDTKAFVSAWKEACKANSGVLLVPSGYKFLLLSTIFGGPCQHGVTFQLDGVIMPPDGPDSWPESAPTAQWLIFYELDGVTLRGSGSVQGRGQKWWNLPCKPHRGPKDSTSSDACQSPSIFKFVKSSHIKVLDIKIFDSPQVHVKFDNCNYVHVENIIFNSPALSPNTDGIHIEDTQHVEIYNAQISNGDDCVSIGAGCQHVDISNATCGYGHGISIGSLGVDSSLACVSNITVRGSLLANSANGVRIKTWQGGSGKVRDVKFQDIQLHNVRNPLIIDQYYCMTKSCRNDTSAVYVTDVTYRNISGTYDARSPPMHFFCSDSIPCTNILLEEVRLRPAQGQVMEKPACWKAYGKWVQESVSPEIECLGDDPSGAVVKGAAADAC from the exons ATGGGATTCGATTCCCGGTCTTTCCTGGTTGCATTAGCGTTGGCCATGGCCTGCTTCCTGCTGAATTCCGGTTGGGTGCAGGGAAGGGTGCTTGTGGGCATCGACATATCACTGCCTACCAACAGCAGCGTCTCTAGTTCTAGTTCGGATTCGAGTTTGAGTTCGAGTTTGAAATCACATTCAAGTTCGAAATCGAATTCGAGTTTAAGTTCGAGCTCGAACTCCACCAGCAGCAGTTTGgattcgagttcgagtttgaaTTCTAGCAGTAACTCCACCAGTTCGAGTTCCAGCAGTAACTCCACcagttcgagttcgagttcagaTTCCAGCAGCAATGTCTTCAACGTGAGATCGTTTGGTGCTGTTGGTGATGGCGAAACAGACGACACCAAGGCGTTTGTATCGGCCTGGAAAGAAGCCTGCAAGGCGAACTCCGGGGTTCTTCTGGTTCCCTCCGGTTACAAATTCTTGCTCTTGTCTACCATCTTTGGGGGGCCTTGCCAACACGGCGTCACCTTTCAG TTAGATGGAGTCATAATGCCACCGGATGGCCCGGATTCATGGCCGGAATCGGCGCCCACTGCTCAGTGGCTGATCTTTTACGAGCTTGATGGGGTGACTCTTCGCGGAAGTGGGTCCGTTCAAGGCCGAGGACAGAAGTGGTGGAACCTTCCATGCAAGCCTCACAGG GGTCCAAAGGATTCGACCTCTTCCGATGCGTGCCAAAGCCCTTCG ATCTTTAAATTTGTGAAGAGTTCACATATTAAGGTGTTGGACATCAAAATTTTCGACAGCCCCCAAGTTCATGTGAAATTCGACAACTGCAACTACGTCCATGtcgagaacatcattttcaattccCCTGCCTTGAGCCCCAACACCGACGGCATTCACATCGAGGACACCCAACACGTCGAGATATACAATGCGCAAATATCTAATG GTGATGACTGCGTATCAATCGGGGCAGGTTGCCAGCACGTCGACATAAGCAATGCTACGTGTGGATATGGTCATGGAATAAG catagGAAGTCTCGGGGTCGACAGCTCGCTGGCCTGTGTCTCGAACATCACGGTGAGGGGATCGTTGCTGGCCAACTCCGCCAACGGAGTGAGGATCAAGACTTGGCAGGGAGGTTCGGGCAAGGTGCGGGACGTCAAGTTCCAGGACATCCAGCTCCACAACGTCCGGAACCCGCTGATCATCGACCAGTACTACTGCATGACCAAGAGCTGCCGGAACGACACCTCGGCCGTGTACGTGACGGACGTGACGTACCGGAACATCTCCGGCACCTACGACGCCCGCAGCCCTCCCATGCACTTCTTCTGCAGCGACTCCATCCCCTGCACCAACATCCTGCTGGAGGAGGTCCGGCTCCGGCCGGCGCAGGGCCAGGTGATGGAGAAGCCCGCCTGCTGGAAGGCTTACGGCAAGTGGGTGCAGGAGTCGGTGTCGCCGGAGATCGAGTGCTTAGGGGACGACCCCTCCGGCGCGGTGGTCAAGGGCGCCGCCGCTGACGCCTGTTGA